DNA from Pelobacter propionicus DSM 2379:
GGCCGGGGTTGTTCTGGTTGGCGGGCATACCGTGGAGGACAGCGAGCTTAAGTACGGGCTTTCGGTAACGGGCTTCATCCACCCCGACCGCATCCTGACCAAGAAGAACCTGCAAACCGGCGATTGCCTGATTCTCACCAAGCCGCTGGGGACCGGGATCGTATCAACCGCCATCAAGGCCGGCCTTGCCGGCAGTGATCTGACCGAAAGGGTCATCCGGAATATGACGGCTCTGAACCGTGACGCGGCTCTGGTTATGGGGGATTTTACGGTGCATGCCTGCACGGATATCACCGGTTTCGGTTTTCTGGGGCATCTTGCCGAAATGGTGGTGGATTCCGGCTGCGGGGTGCGCATAATTGCGGCGGATGTGCCGCACTACCCCGAAGCCCTGGAGTGGGCGGATATGGGCCTGATTCCGGGAGGCGCCTACAACAACAGGGATTTCAGGGGGATGTTCGTCGATTTCGGAGCCGCTGTTTCCCGACGGTTTCGTGATCTGCTTTTCGATCCCCAGACTTCCGGGGGCCTGCTGATCGCCGTTGCGCCCAACGAAGCTGAACAGCTCGTTGCCGCGCTGAAGGCGACCGGAATCGAGTGCGCCGCGGTTGTGGGTGAGGTGGTTGAGGAGCCGCTGGAACGGATTGTCGTGGAATAATAAACAGGGGGAAGTGTTATGCTGAACGATCTCGATTGCCGCGGTCTGGAATGTCCCGCCCCGGTGCTGCGGGTCAGACAATTCATCGAAGAGGAAAACCCCGCCGCCATTGCGGTGCTTGTCGACAATGATGCGGCGCGGCAGAATGTGAGTCGTTTTCTGGAACACCACAGCTATCGGGTCAGCAGCGAGCAACAGGGGGGCCGGTTCAGGGTTGTCGGCACGAGAACCGAGGGGGCTGCTGTTCCGGAAACCATGACGCCATCGCCTGTGCGGGAAAAGCGGGAGAGCGGGGCAGGGAAGATCATGGTCCTGATCACCAGCGAAACCATGGGACATGGCGATGACGCCCTGGGAGACATGCTCATGTTCAATTTCCTGAAGACCTTGAAAGAGATGGGACCGGAACTCTGGCGTGTCGTCTTCGTAAACAGCGGCGTGAAGTTCACGGCGGATGGCTCCGAAGGGGTTCCCGTCCTGCGGGAACTTGTCGAAAGCGGAGTCGGGATCATGGCCTGCGGCGCGTGCCTGGCCTACTTCCACATTCTGGACAAGATTCAGGTTGGGGAGGTCACGAACATGCTTGAGGTTGTCACCGCCATGAAACGTGCCGACAGCGTTATCACGGTGTAGCTGCCCGTGACTTATGTGATGTCTCCCCGGCTATCCCCTGG
Protein-coding regions in this window:
- the selD gene encoding selenide, water dikinase SelD codes for the protein MTDTTIRLTQTVKGAGCAAKLAPGDLDRALCGLDLPVDPNLLVGLERADDAGVYRISDDLALVQTIDFFPPMVDDPYSFGQIAAANALSDIYAMGGVPKTAMNVVAFPAKTMDISVLRSVIEGGLDKMREAGVVLVGGHTVEDSELKYGLSVTGFIHPDRILTKKNLQTGDCLILTKPLGTGIVSTAIKAGLAGSDLTERVIRNMTALNRDAALVMGDFTVHACTDITGFGFLGHLAEMVVDSGCGVRIIAADVPHYPEALEWADMGLIPGGAYNNRDFRGMFVDFGAAVSRRFRDLLFDPQTSGGLLIAVAPNEAEQLVAALKATGIECAAVVGEVVEEPLERIVVE
- the yedF gene encoding sulfurtransferase-like selenium metabolism protein YedF, with protein sequence MLNDLDCRGLECPAPVLRVRQFIEEENPAAIAVLVDNDAARQNVSRFLEHHSYRVSSEQQGGRFRVVGTRTEGAAVPETMTPSPVREKRESGAGKIMVLITSETMGHGDDALGDMLMFNFLKTLKEMGPELWRVVFVNSGVKFTADGSEGVPVLRELVESGVGIMACGACLAYFHILDKIQVGEVTNMLEVVTAMKRADSVITV